From the Toxotes jaculatrix isolate fToxJac2 chromosome 15, fToxJac2.pri, whole genome shotgun sequence genome, one window contains:
- the si:dkey-4e7.3 gene encoding inosine-uridine preferring nucleoside hydrolase, translating to MAVVFRCVAATAFISSSSVWRLLVADYHWLQSVRGRAPAVKHHSSSVPHSASGSIMSKKLLVDVDCGVDDAQAIMLALAAPNVELLGITCVHGNTTVENVCKNTLRVLQVCNKLEIPVFKGAAKPILGKRISAGHFHGQDGLGDAPDPHAPGLDLVQKEGAVSAMIRIVSENPGEVSLVATAPLTNLALAVRMDPSLPSKLRGLYIMGGNTESRGNTTVCGEFNFAADPEAAYIVLNDYLCPTYLACWEFTCYSKLPWEFCDTWLALDSDKARFMARIFRHSIEASQSERVQKELVAGTGFISCDSYAMAAAIDDSFILESDQYPVSVELTGTHTRGMMIVDTVGFMNKSRTAVIIKKVDMEKFKQMMMAALK from the exons ATGGCGGTGGTTTTTCGATGCGTTGCGGCGACTGCGTTCAtttccagcagctctgtgtggag GTTGCTTGTTGCTGACTATCATTGGCTCCAGTCTGTGAGAGGAAGGGCACCAGCCGTCAAACATCACAGTTCATCAGTTCCACACTCAGCCTCTG GGTCCATAATGAGTAAAAAGCTGCTGGTAGATGTAGACTGTGGGGTGGACGATGCTCAGGCCATCATGTTGGCGCTGGCTGCCCCCAACGTGGAGCTCCTGGGTATCACCTGTGTCCATGGAAACACCACAGTGGAGAATGTGTGTAAGAACACACTGCGCGTTCTGCAAGTCTGTAATAAACTCGAG ATTCCAGTGTTTAAAGGTGCTGCTAAGCCTATTCTTGGGAAAAGGATTAGTGCGGGACACTTTCACGGACAGGACGGGCTGGGAGACGCTCCTGACCCCCATGCTCCCGGTCTGGACCTGGTTCAGAAGGAGGGCGCTGTGTCAGCCATGATCAGGATTGTCAGTGAAAACCCAGGAGAG GTATCTCTGGTTGCCACAGCACCCCTCACCAACCTGGCTCTAGCTGTGAGGATGGATCCATCTCTGCCGAGCAAACTCAGAGGGCTATACATCATGGGAGGCAACACTGAAT CTCGAGGAAACACCACAGTGTGTGGTGAGTTCAATTTTGCTGCTGATCCAGAAGCTGCTTACATTGTACTGAACGACTACCTGTGCCCCACCTACTTGGCTTGCTGGGAGTTTACCTGCTATAGCAAGCTGCCCTGG GAGTTTTGTGATACCTGGCTGGCACTGGACTCCGATAAAGCTCGCTTCATGGCACGGATCTTCCGCCACAGCATCGAGGCATCACAAAGTGAGCGGGTCCAGAAGGAGCTTGTCGCTGGCACAGGTTTCATTTCCTGCGACTCATACGCCATGGCAGCCGCCATAGACGACTCATTCATACTAGAAAGCGACCAGTATCCAGTTAGCGTAGAGCTGACGGGCACACACACCAGAGGCATGATGATAGTAGATACTGTGGGCTTCATGAATAAGTCTCGCACGGCTGTCATCATTAAGAAGGTGGATATGGAGAAGTTCAAGCAGATGATGATGGCTGCTTTGAAATAG
- the LOC121194901 gene encoding cytochrome c oxidase assembly factor 5, producing MPKYYEDKETDDRACAGIREDFKACLLQHDCVVKEGKLPSECLKEGHCKALQTSFFECKRSMLDTRSRFRGRKGY from the exons ATGCCGAAATATTACGAGGATAAAGAGACGGATGACAGAGCCTGCGCCGGTATCAGAGAAGACTTTAAGGCATGTCTCCTTCAGCACGACTGCGTCGTAAAG GAGGGGAAACTGCCCAGTGAGTGTTTGAAGGAAGGCCACTGTAAAGCCCTGCAGACGTCATTCTTTGAGTGCAAGAGGTCAATG CTGGACACAAGGTCAAGAttcagaggaaggaaaggataTTGA